A genome region from Streptomyces antimycoticus includes the following:
- a CDS encoding non-ribosomal peptide synthetase, protein MITLPRRIPDHGEPRPRHATARLSTPAAALLQGPGGVVRLAALSRLLLHRYGAGWDVVGVADDGRTVVCHDSDADQETTPLGELAYAIRPRPAAPPAEGELYAAVLSAPAEVPPAVLGRPVWTLSADGDVLDLAHDAALFDDGSADRVAEHLALLAHEVAEHPDRAAGDAELLLPAERTLLLETWNAPHAPHAPHADVTLHRLFREQSARTPDAVALRYGDTELTYGRLDAASDRFAHALLPYLEAPGDLVVLTGERDLVLFTAVLGIWKAGGAFVYLDPALPAPRAADILGLTDPAAVLTTASGHTAVGGQARKVEALLALDQPSGPPPDTAQPDTTAYVLFTSGSSGTPKAVLRPHRMHTSRIRLEQDLYGPGPADRHLLKSPISFREFVWPLAGGGTAVLAEPGRDRDDRYLARLIHDEGITTVSFVPSMLRLLLTQPAFRTAPALRHVFVGGEALSQDLEGELRSLGFEVHNTYTLSEADYVCHRTAAPATPGTGGPGTNVGVPLDMRVYLCDSAGRLVPPGIPGEIHTGGPGLSDGYLGRPDLTAERFLPNRHDPGRPPVVFRTGDLARYLPSGELEYLGRADDQVKVRGQRVEPAEVETVLRGHPGVADAAVVSAPDPDQGAALVAYVVPAGEEIPVQRLREYLAGRLPDFMVPARLASVPALPLLGSGKVDRKALRVVPRGRPELDVPYAEPATPGQRRAAELVARVLGLDEVGLDDDFFALGGDSLRLMLLRGALETAAGRQFALAEVFAAGTPRGYARLLDAQEPARPAARRPSDRRRRVHSRTATHVEGGDSG, encoded by the coding sequence ATGATCACTCTCCCGCGGCGCATTCCCGATCACGGCGAGCCGCGGCCCCGGCACGCCACGGCACGGTTGAGCACCCCGGCGGCAGCTCTGCTGCAGGGGCCCGGCGGGGTGGTCCGGCTGGCCGCCCTGAGCCGTCTGCTGCTGCACCGCTACGGCGCCGGCTGGGATGTCGTCGGAGTCGCCGACGACGGCCGCACCGTCGTGTGCCACGACAGCGATGCGGACCAGGAGACCACCCCGCTGGGCGAACTCGCCTACGCCATCCGGCCGCGGCCCGCCGCGCCGCCTGCCGAGGGCGAGCTGTACGCGGCCGTGCTCTCGGCCCCCGCCGAGGTGCCACCGGCCGTACTCGGCCGGCCCGTCTGGACGCTTTCCGCCGACGGTGACGTACTGGACCTGGCGCACGACGCCGCCCTATTCGACGACGGCAGTGCGGATCGGGTCGCGGAACACCTGGCGCTGCTCGCCCACGAGGTGGCCGAGCACCCGGACCGGGCCGCCGGCGACGCCGAGTTGCTGCTGCCGGCGGAGCGCACGCTCCTGCTGGAAACCTGGAACGCCCCGCACGCCCCGCACGCCCCGCACGCCGACGTCACCTTGCACCGCCTCTTCCGCGAGCAGAGCGCCCGCACCCCGGATGCCGTCGCCCTGCGGTACGGCGACACCGAACTGACCTACGGCCGGCTGGACGCGGCCTCCGACCGGTTCGCGCACGCCCTGCTCCCGTACCTCGAGGCACCCGGCGACCTCGTGGTGCTGACCGGTGAGCGGGACCTCGTCCTGTTCACCGCCGTCCTGGGCATCTGGAAGGCGGGCGGCGCGTTCGTCTACCTCGACCCGGCACTGCCCGCACCGCGGGCCGCGGACATCCTCGGCCTCACCGACCCGGCGGCCGTGCTCACCACCGCCAGTGGCCACACCGCCGTCGGCGGGCAGGCCCGGAAGGTCGAGGCCCTGCTCGCCCTCGACCAGCCGTCCGGTCCGCCGCCGGACACCGCACAGCCCGACACCACGGCCTACGTCCTCTTCACCTCGGGCAGCAGCGGCACCCCCAAGGCCGTGCTGCGCCCGCACCGGATGCACACCTCTCGCATCCGGCTTGAACAGGACCTCTACGGCCCCGGCCCGGCGGACCGGCACTTGCTCAAGTCGCCCATCAGTTTCCGGGAGTTCGTCTGGCCGCTGGCCGGCGGTGGCACCGCGGTGCTGGCCGAGCCCGGCCGCGACCGGGACGACCGCTACCTCGCCCGGCTCATCCACGACGAGGGCATCACCACCGTCAGCTTCGTGCCGTCAATGCTGCGGCTCCTGCTGACCCAGCCCGCGTTCCGCACGGCGCCCGCGTTGCGGCACGTGTTCGTCGGGGGCGAGGCGCTGAGCCAGGACCTGGAGGGCGAACTGCGCTCGCTGGGCTTCGAGGTGCACAACACCTACACCCTCAGCGAGGCCGACTACGTCTGCCACCGCACCGCGGCCCCGGCCACACCCGGGACCGGCGGCCCCGGCACCAACGTCGGCGTCCCACTCGACATGCGCGTGTACCTGTGCGACTCAGCGGGCCGGCTGGTGCCGCCCGGCATCCCCGGCGAAATCCATACCGGAGGCCCCGGGCTGTCCGACGGCTACCTCGGGCGGCCCGACCTGACCGCCGAGCGGTTCCTGCCCAACCGGCACGATCCCGGCCGCCCGCCGGTCGTGTTCCGGACCGGGGACCTGGCCCGGTACCTGCCCAGCGGCGAGCTGGAGTACCTGGGCCGGGCCGACGACCAGGTCAAGGTGCGCGGGCAGCGGGTGGAGCCGGCGGAGGTCGAGACCGTGCTGCGGGGGCACCCGGGCGTGGCCGACGCCGCCGTCGTCAGCGCGCCGGATCCCGACCAGGGGGCCGCCCTGGTCGCCTACGTCGTGCCCGCGGGCGAGGAGATCCCTGTCCAGCGGCTGCGTGAGTACCTGGCCGGGCGGTTGCCGGACTTCATGGTGCCGGCGCGGCTGGCTTCGGTGCCCGCCCTGCCCCTGCTGGGCAGCGGCAAAGTCGACCGCAAGGCACTGCGGGTCGTGCCCCGTGGCCGTCCGGAACTCGACGTGCCCTACGCCGAACCGGCCACTCCCGGGCAGCGCAGGGCCGCCGAGCTCGTGGCCCGCGTCCTGGGGCTGGACGAGGTCGGCCTCGACGACGACTTCTTCGCCCTCGGCGGCGACTCGCTGCGTCTGATGCTGCTGCGCGGTGCCCTGGAGACCGCGGCGGGCAGGCAGTTCGCGCTGGCCGAGGTGTTCGCCGCCGGCACCCCGCGCGGCTACGCCCGTCTGCTGGACGCCCAGGAGCCCGCCCGCCCAGCCGCCCGGCGGCCGTCCGACCGCCGCCGGCGCGTCCACTCGCGGACCGCCACCCACGTCGAAGGAGGTGATTCGGGGTGA
- a CDS encoding transketolase, producing the protein MSNVDELARRARLRVVELAARKAIHLGPALSLIDVLVALYTSILRRDPARPDWPDRDLLVLSKGHGVYGLYAVLAELGVLTQDLNELPGHPSDGIPGIEAATGALGHGLSLASGLALGARLAGKDRRVYVITGDGELDEGSNWEAAQFAAHHRLGNLVAVVDRNRLQQEGDTEEVCALEPLADKWRAFGWRVGESDGHDITAVADAVTALEAGDGPAVLIAHTTKGRGVPFAEGDPAWHMGELDAAQRRIAVAALTATA; encoded by the coding sequence ATGTCGAACGTGGACGAACTGGCCAGGCGGGCCCGACTCCGCGTCGTCGAACTGGCGGCGCGCAAGGCCATCCACTTGGGCCCCGCGCTTTCGCTGATCGACGTGCTGGTCGCGCTCTACACCAGCATCCTGCGTCGCGACCCGGCCCGCCCCGACTGGCCGGACCGCGATCTGCTCGTCCTCAGCAAGGGCCACGGCGTCTACGGCCTGTACGCCGTGCTCGCCGAACTGGGCGTGCTGACCCAGGACCTGAACGAGCTGCCAGGACACCCGTCGGACGGTATTCCCGGGATCGAGGCGGCCACCGGGGCGCTGGGCCACGGCCTGTCCCTCGCAAGCGGCCTGGCGCTGGGCGCACGGCTCGCGGGCAAGGACCGCCGGGTCTACGTGATCACGGGCGACGGCGAGCTCGACGAGGGCAGCAACTGGGAGGCGGCGCAGTTCGCCGCCCACCACCGGCTCGGCAACCTCGTGGCCGTCGTCGACCGCAACCGCCTTCAGCAGGAGGGTGACACGGAAGAGGTCTGCGCGCTGGAACCCCTGGCGGACAAGTGGCGTGCCTTCGGCTGGCGGGTCGGCGAGAGCGACGGCCACGACATCACGGCTGTCGCCGACGCCGTCACCGCGCTGGAAGCCGGTGACGGCCCGGCGGTGCTGATCGCCCACACCACCAAGGGCAGAGGCGTTCCCTTCGCCGAGGGTGATCCCGCCTGGCACATGGGAGAGCTGGACGCCGCCCAACGCCGGATCGCCGTCGCGGCGCTGACCGCGACGGCGTGA
- a CDS encoding FAD-binding protein codes for MSDPNATPVRNGAVVIGGGPAGLFAALTLVRAGRRVTLLEAGGDMRESLCSRLVARMDGRSVRDAEKFRLQCPRCTCLTGLGGAAFHFDTNLGYISSLTRSKIESAPDGTVRSYSGLERALGSFHRAQELISKAYRIFYELGLPPAEPVHAEQDDSFGAMFQHVDTAFSQSVTVDDSLVVIARLKAELEESGGRVLLHHRAEDIEPLDGGGFEVRAATPGGPAAFHADDVVVGVGKLGLPWVRELIGRIGVRHRPSRRVDLGVRLETRREDLDRLLDGCHNPKLSFLNEEGHSVRTFCVCGGGRVMQYGFLDAVALDGQHCLNQPTSKSNMGVLTTVDLPEGTDGTEHAAAFAARVAAYGRGLPVVSTVDELAQRPVLEGPLTTSLINYHHGDLRECLPPSLVRDVLAMVERLNALHPGLVPGTATVAAPVVERIFPDIELSDDLESSIPGLYFVGDSSSKIIGITYGAATGMAAARSVLRRRAGLATVTGGDR; via the coding sequence ATGTCTGACCCCAACGCCACGCCGGTCCGCAACGGCGCCGTGGTCATCGGTGGCGGCCCCGCCGGACTGTTCGCGGCCCTGACCCTGGTGCGGGCCGGCCGCCGCGTCACCCTGCTGGAGGCCGGCGGCGACATGCGGGAGAGCCTGTGCTCCCGCCTGGTGGCCCGCATGGACGGGCGGTCCGTGCGGGACGCCGAGAAGTTCCGCCTGCAGTGCCCCCGCTGCACCTGCCTGACGGGGCTGGGCGGCGCCGCCTTCCACTTCGACACCAACCTCGGCTACATCTCCTCGCTCACCCGCTCCAAGATCGAGTCGGCCCCGGACGGCACGGTCCGCTCCTACAGCGGGCTGGAGCGCGCCCTCGGTTCGTTCCACCGCGCCCAGGAGCTGATTTCCAAGGCGTACCGCATCTTCTACGAACTGGGCTTGCCGCCCGCCGAGCCCGTCCACGCCGAACAAGACGACTCCTTCGGTGCGATGTTCCAGCACGTCGACACCGCGTTCTCGCAGAGCGTCACCGTGGACGACTCCCTGGTCGTCATCGCCCGTCTCAAGGCCGAACTGGAGGAGAGCGGCGGCCGCGTCCTGCTGCACCATCGCGCCGAGGACATCGAGCCGCTGGACGGCGGCGGGTTCGAGGTGCGCGCGGCCACTCCTGGCGGGCCGGCCGCCTTCCACGCCGATGACGTCGTGGTGGGGGTGGGCAAGCTCGGCCTGCCGTGGGTGCGCGAGCTCATCGGCCGGATCGGCGTGCGCCACCGGCCCAGCCGCCGCGTCGATCTCGGCGTGCGCCTGGAGACACGGCGGGAGGACCTCGACCGCCTGCTGGACGGCTGCCACAACCCGAAGCTGTCCTTCCTCAACGAGGAGGGCCACTCCGTGCGGACGTTCTGCGTCTGCGGGGGCGGCCGGGTCATGCAGTACGGCTTCCTGGACGCCGTCGCCCTGGACGGACAGCACTGCCTCAACCAGCCCACCAGCAAGTCCAACATGGGTGTTCTCACCACCGTCGACCTGCCGGAGGGGACCGACGGCACCGAGCACGCCGCCGCGTTCGCGGCCAGGGTCGCGGCCTACGGCCGAGGTCTTCCGGTCGTGTCCACCGTGGACGAGTTGGCGCAGCGCCCTGTCCTGGAGGGGCCGCTGACCACCAGCCTGATCAACTACCACCACGGCGACCTGCGCGAGTGCCTGCCCCCGTCGCTGGTCCGCGACGTGCTGGCCATGGTCGAGCGGCTCAACGCCCTGCACCCGGGACTCGTGCCCGGCACGGCCACCGTCGCCGCCCCCGTTGTCGAGCGGATCTTCCCCGATATCGAGCTCTCCGACGACCTGGAGTCCTCCATCCCCGGGCTGTACTTCGTCGGCGACAGCTCCTCGAAGATCATCGGCATCACCTACGGCGCCGCGACCGGCATGGCGGCGGCCCGCTCCGTGCTGCGCCGCAGGGCCGGCCTGGCGACCGTGACGGGCGGGGATCGGTGA
- a CDS encoding phosphotransferase — MTAADLAERTVDTDEITQLMLAAHRERTGQGEVSPERVHTSTWTPASARKVRRRTFVRLDIDGEAVAVAKIPLSHSDPKLAGELEVLRSFQPPSPLGCPAPLDALGGGFTMSYLPGVDLPTAVAGVDTPDGLWQVLRPAVDRVVELHRSHPAVSSTPELALETAAHYVRTPEFGVQQADEALRTALLAPTHGDLGPWNVRCDPRDGTARVLDFEDYRATGIAAMDVVNLLITTALAVFPDYQERGFDWLYDQVFDGEHWFGSVLARGLDHYAAHTGQRPGRVLDLLPFTCQWLIERIEAEGRDTSRLFYRPFRERYLERRPTVNGRIHV, encoded by the coding sequence GTGACCGCCGCCGACCTCGCGGAGCGCACCGTCGACACCGACGAGATCACCCAACTCATGCTGGCCGCCCACCGGGAACGCACCGGGCAGGGCGAGGTGTCACCGGAGCGCGTGCACACCAGCACCTGGACGCCTGCCAGCGCCCGCAAGGTCCGCCGTCGGACGTTCGTCCGTCTCGACATCGACGGAGAGGCCGTGGCGGTGGCCAAGATCCCGCTGTCGCACAGCGACCCAAAGCTCGCCGGCGAGCTCGAGGTCCTGCGCTCCTTCCAGCCTCCGTCGCCCCTGGGCTGTCCGGCTCCGCTCGACGCGCTGGGGGGCGGGTTCACCATGAGCTACCTGCCCGGCGTCGACCTGCCCACCGCCGTCGCGGGCGTGGACACCCCTGACGGCCTGTGGCAGGTGCTGCGCCCGGCAGTGGACCGCGTCGTCGAACTGCACCGGTCGCATCCCGCGGTCTCCAGCACGCCCGAGCTCGCGCTGGAGACGGCCGCCCACTACGTCCGCACGCCGGAGTTCGGCGTTCAGCAGGCCGACGAGGCACTGCGCACGGCACTGCTGGCGCCGACCCACGGCGACCTCGGCCCGTGGAACGTCCGCTGCGACCCGCGTGACGGCACCGCCAGGGTGCTGGACTTCGAGGACTACCGCGCCACCGGCATCGCCGCCATGGACGTCGTCAACCTGCTCATCACGACGGCGCTCGCGGTCTTCCCCGACTACCAGGAGCGCGGCTTCGACTGGCTCTACGACCAGGTCTTCGACGGCGAGCACTGGTTCGGCTCCGTCCTGGCCCGCGGTCTCGACCACTACGCCGCCCACACCGGCCAGCGGCCCGGCCGCGTGCTCGACCTGCTGCCGTTCACCTGCCAGTGGCTGATCGAACGCATCGAGGCCGAAGGCCGCGACACCAGCCGTCTCTTCTACCGCCCCTTCCGCGAGCGCTACCTCGAACGGCGCCCAACGGTCAACGGGAGGATCCATGTCTGA
- a CDS encoding transketolase C-terminal domain-containing protein, producing the protein MTTTSIPPHHTSIPPQSMRAALAPVLAAAVDADPSLIALGADGRALFTQVLEQDPRRYVDAGIAEANLVGVAAGLARAGLRPVAAAMAPFLVRRANEQIRLDVCVPGLPVVLLGVGGGFGYGPLGPTHHAPDDITLMSAMPGMRVYCPADAADAVSVVRTLLADPSGPAYVRLSARPDPVLPAAASESDPRGPRLLRDGDDVLVLATGRCVAEALDAADGLAADGVAAAVASVTTLHPFPATAIRELAGRRPLVVTAAESLAPGGLGPSTAEALGRRGPAVISLHTDHRYPPVAAHQDLLRFYGVDGQSIRSAVLSYRNRKTREA; encoded by the coding sequence TTGACCACCACATCCATCCCGCCGCACCACACATCCATCCCGCCGCAGAGCATGCGAGCCGCGCTCGCCCCGGTGCTGGCCGCCGCCGTGGACGCCGACCCCAGCCTGATCGCCCTGGGTGCGGACGGACGGGCCTTGTTCACCCAGGTCCTCGAGCAGGATCCGCGTCGCTATGTGGACGCGGGCATCGCCGAGGCCAACCTGGTCGGCGTCGCCGCGGGACTGGCCCGCGCCGGCCTGCGTCCGGTGGCCGCCGCCATGGCGCCGTTCCTGGTCCGCCGGGCCAACGAACAGATCCGGCTGGACGTATGCGTGCCCGGCCTGCCGGTCGTACTGCTCGGCGTGGGCGGCGGCTTCGGCTATGGCCCGCTCGGCCCCACCCACCACGCCCCGGACGACATCACCCTGATGTCGGCCATGCCCGGCATGAGGGTGTACTGCCCGGCCGATGCCGCCGACGCCGTCTCCGTGGTGCGAACGCTGCTGGCCGACCCCTCGGGACCGGCCTACGTGCGGCTCTCCGCGCGTCCTGATCCCGTGCTGCCGGCCGCGGCTTCCGAGAGTGATCCCCGCGGACCCCGGCTGCTGCGGGACGGCGACGACGTCCTGGTCCTGGCAACCGGGCGATGCGTGGCCGAGGCACTCGACGCCGCGGACGGGCTGGCCGCGGACGGGGTGGCGGCGGCCGTCGCCTCGGTGACCACCCTGCACCCCTTTCCCGCCACCGCGATCCGAGAGCTCGCCGGCCGCCGGCCGCTCGTCGTGACCGCGGCGGAATCCCTGGCGCCCGGCGGTCTCGGTCCGTCCACCGCGGAGGCACTCGGCCGCCGAGGTCCGGCGGTGATCAGCCTGCACACCGACCACCGGTACCCGCCGGTCGCCGCCCACCAGGACCTTCTCCGTTTCTACGGCGTCGACGGCCAGAGCATCCGGTCCGCCGTACTCAGCTACCGCAACCGGAAGACGAGGGAAGCGTGA